aatcacatggtctgattcaacgatacgccttcttgaatgattactcttatgtttcgagtacgatatctcgacatccgtgtatccaataagtctaaaatttatcaaatgtattttttttgtaaattttatcatatctaacggtctgatctgaattttgatgggcAGATTAACCCCTGTTGTTCaataatataagatgatagttatatcaatgttatactaacatttataaatatataaattttgcagattgtgaacatatattaatttcaactatatctatgtaaaaattttatgatgtatgtctcatgatttaaaataataataacaataataataatataataacaacaacaacaacaataataatagtaacattaataataacaataataataatactaataataataataatagtagtagtagtaataataataataataataataataataataataataataataataataaataattatacaaaaagtcaaaaataaaaaactcacctctttctctctcttgttaTCGTTCTTCTTTCTCCTCCTTTCtcactttgtttttcttttccatttcttcTCCTCTCTCAATTCTTCCCCAAATCTCTTAGAACCCTAACTCCAAACTCAGGGCAACAAGGATAGCAGGTCGGCAACGAGGATGGCAGGTCGGCAACAAGGACGAGGACGAGTATGGCTTCCATCTTTGTCCTCtcattttttctccaaacCCATATCTTAGAACCCTAGCCCCAAATTAAACTCACGGCAACAAGGACGGTAAATCGGCAACGAGGAAGGCAACGAGTATGGCTTCTCCAGGTAATCCTTATTTCTTTGTTgcattttacttattcttctttttttttgggttcgTTGGAACTCTGCTTTGGGTAGACTCTTCGCTGGCCGATAGTGTACTTGGGTAGACACTGCGTAGATCTTGATAGCAGACTTGGggcaaacataatttttatggaTGTTAGATATATAGTAATTTCCCGATGAAACTTCCAGCTGATAACAGGCTAGTTGTAAGAAGAAGATGCAAGTAGTCAAAAGAGAAGCTTTCACTGTTGTGTTACATTACTGAGAATTTTGAACTAAGGTGAGAAGAAAATTGTACGggattcaaaatttgaaattgtccTCACACATACAACTAGAATTCTACTATCTGATCCCGAAGACTAAGGATTCTGGCTGTGTACGTCCCGTTTTGAGAGagtattttcaattaataaaatgatctTTTACTTGATTTTGGCTTGATTTGATGTTTTTATGAAGTCATTGGAATCTGAAAAGGGCATAAGTAGATACTCGGATGATCATTTCACAAATCTGGATATAATGCCTTCTTGAAATGACTGtggtataattatgtaatcctcCTTTTGGATTAAGCATTTAGCAGATATAGGTCTAAAGCAAAAGCATCAGgaaccaaaaaatattaatttgggtacagaaattaaaaaatatatccaaaaaaaattagagacggaaaatttgaaagtttagAGGCCGAATTAGAGACGGATTAGAGACGGGAATTTGTAATGTTTAGAGACAGATTAGAGACGGAACATTTTCTGTGTTTTAGAGACGGAATTAGAGATGGAAGataacaaacaaatactttagctttagagacggattagagacggaaagttcttttatttatcGACGGAATCAGAGACGGATTGCCTACGGAAATCAGAGATGGATTACACTaaactttcttcttctttgtcgACGGAATTAGCTACGGAATTTTCCATCTCAGAATTAGAGACGGAATGTTTTCGTTGCTGATAATTTAGCCACGGGGATTTCAGCCACGGACTTCGGCGACGGATTTTTCCGTCCTAATTTGCTTTAGAGATGGAAATCCTACTTTTAGAGACGAAAATTTCCGTCTTTGGTACCCTGTTTTCTAGTAGTGATTACTACTTTAACCatactgatttttttattaaaaaaatatatgaaaaattaaaaaaaattaagtttacaggtaaagtaaataatccatAGGGCATATTGgttcattataaaatatttttagagaaaatctaaaaattatgagtatGGATGTCTTTTCCATCACATCTGTTGTAGGTATTGCAGTATACACAAAACAGgttattgataatattttattaaaaattatatcaaaaatttgttgcttaaatttattattttgattctttctctcttgaagaaaaatgagagaaattGGTGCATTGgaccaaaatttgaaaaagacaacaaaataggaaaaaacGGTTAGTTTTTCCCCTCCAAACAAAAATTCCATCAACTTTAACGGTTTTACTAAGGGAAGGaccaaaaaatactaaaaaaataataattttaggatCAAAACTGCAATCTCAAGTTATTTGAGGATCAAAAGCGCATAAGTGGCAATGTTTGAGGATCAAAATCACAATTATCCATCACAgtagttataaaattatcgttactaatattttataagatttataaaactatttcatccaaatatttctagaacatatataaaaataatatttaatatctataaatttaaagtatCTTAGAAGATGTACGAACttatttagtattaattttagtagGTAGGGCACACACAACTGGTATGCAAAATAATGGCGAAGATTTACAAGATTATAGGTAGAGGATATTAATggagaaatataataaaaatttgtgatattttagGAATTCCATATTTGGCACACCAAATTGATGTTGATAGATTATTAAGAGTGTATCAATGATGTCTTAACCTAGTATTAGGCTAAAATTAAGGTCTTATGAGCATGTTCAAAGTCAAGGGTTTGAGCTCCAGTGGACTGTAGGCTTTTGTCTCTTTTTATGTGAATGTCTCACTTTATGTGTGTTATTGagttaattcaattttattgccGTTCTTAGGCATATTAATGGGGCAAAATGTTATTTTGGGAGATAATTGCACTCTTGGTCCCACATGATAGACCTCTTCTCAGTTTTGATCTCGAACTTTACAAGATCAATTTAGACCACAAgaccttaaatttttttatgttagtcccacacaattaatttttaatgaaaacgGACAGTCATGTGCCGTTGGTCAGTCAGACGGTAAAGGTAAAGGTAGAAAAGGGGGCTCTTTAGCTAACTTCTTAAATGTACACTtcgataaaaagaaaaaagccagTCTCCTTCTCCCCTTTTTTCCCCCATTCCAAACCCTAATCCCACCCTTTTTCCCATTCGGTTGTATGAAAAATTGGTAACAAGGGTAGAAGGTGAAATCTTTGTGAAGAATTGTTGATGATGAGTCTCTGGCAAGGTGGGGCGGAAAGTTAGAATGAAGGGGTGGGTGAAGAGGAGAGTGATAAGTTATTTGACTCTGGGTTGGAGGACTCTGAATATGAAATAGATGGTGATGATACAGAACAAGAACAGGATGATCAGGTAGAGCAGGGTGTTGAGGAGAATGGTGAGGAGAGTGGTGATGATAGTCATGGGGATGAGGCATCTGTTTATGAGGAAGTAACAATAGAGTCAGATGTTTGCTTCAGTGATGATGAGTTTGACTCTATTGTTGGTTCGATGAGGAAGATAAAGGGTCTCATCTTGTTTACAACcctaaaagtaaatataatctTCACTCTGAAATTGGGATGACATTCAGTGACAAGGTTGAATTGAGGCAGGTAGTCCAGAATCCATGCTATAAGCACAAAGAGAAGTTTGATAATAATGAAACATGATAAAAGAAGGGTTTATGTAAAATGCTTGGGCGATGGGTGTCAATGGAGGTTGAATGCACTTAAGCTTGGAGATGAGAGTACATTCCAAATTAGGGAATACAACCCATAACACAAATAGGCCAGATCATTCTATGTGAAAAATGTGAATAACATATGGTTGTCTGCCAAATATGAGGATGCCTTCAGAACATATCCTAAAGGAATGTCAAGGGGTTCGGAAAAGAtgcaattaagaaaattagatgtcatgtttaaaaaaatcaagcatACAGAGCAAAGAAAAAGGCCCTAAATGCAATTCAAGGAAAAATTGAAGTACCAATTAAGTATGATGATGTGCATTATGAAATATCATGCTATGATGGTGTAGGTATGTGGTCAATTTGCAAAACAAAACTTGCACATGCAGAAAATGGGGCTTTACAGGCATTCCCTGTAAGCATGGAATGAGTGCCATATGCAGTTAATACTTAACCCCAGAATACTTTGTCAATACATGGTACAATCTGACCACTTTTATTGAGGTATATAAGCATGCTATATTGCTTGTCAATGGCCTAAAACTATGGAAAAAGACTGGAATGATCCCACCCTTTGCACCCAACTTTGGAAGGAGTGTAGGAAGGCCTACAAGAGCAAGGAGGTTAGATCCTGATGAGCCATTCAACAAGGGCAAAAAGAGGACTAGAGACCAGCAGAATCACACCATCAGATTGAAGAGGCAACCAAATATAGTCATGTATCATTACAGTGGAATGATAGgctataataaaaaaggataTCCAAGGAAGAAAATGGACTTCCCTGCTGAGCCAAATACTGTAGTACAACCCACCAAATTGACAGTAAGTATCcttcctttaaaatttttattacattgtATGGTAcaactaattaaattgatttgtgACATTTTATATAGGCAAGAAAAAGAACAGCATCCACAATGCAATAGAATATATTTCCTGAACCtgcacaaaaaattgaaagcttTTTTCAACATTAATCTGGTttatctttaactttttgcTGACTTGAATTATTTAGAGGATAGGAAAACAACAAGAAATCCATGCCATAATCCCACAGTGAACAAGTTCATGCAAATCCTTCTATAAGTGTAAGTTTAAATTCtgacatttatttttgtttgtcatgAAACTGACTTAATTTCTGTATGAAACTtacattattttcaatttttgtacaGTCATGAATACTGACAAGATCTAAGTTTATTAAGTCAGCATCCCAAACTACTACCCAGCAATAACTACTACCCTTGCCCATCCCTACcctatttgttaaattttcttcCCTTTATCACTCACATGTGCCCTGCCCCTTCCTCAATCACAACATTTTTCCCCTTATCCCTCAAAATCGACACAAGTTCTTCTTCCCCAGtcacaagtttttttttcctcttaattcaagcaatctttgaGGTCCTAACATTGTCAAGATGTGTCTTAACCTACTGACTCCAACCAAGCAGGCCGAAGAGGCATTACCACCATTCTTGCAACCTACCTCCAAAATGAAGCTTGGCTATGTCAGATTATCTAACTAAGTAAGAAAACATAGAAAGTTTTGGCTGAATTGATTGATTTGAATCTAGGTTTGGTTTGTAAGCTGATAGTATGAAATAGaacttttttattagtaaGATCAAAAGGGGTCCAACATCACATGACTCAACAGATGGTAATGGGAGTTAACAGGCACGTGCGAGGCACATGTTTCTTGCGTTAACTTGGAACTACAAAGgcttgattttgatttttatgggactaaaatcaGCACTGGCCACAATCTAGTACAAAAATAAAGCTGACCttgttttatgggactaaaaaagtattttgtgaatgttaatatattgattgaatcaatgtaatttattagtGTTTGTAGTCATATTGAtgaattgattgaattgacgtattattcaaaaaaaaaatattaagggtataagaatattttaaaagttccTCATTTTGACACACTAAATTAATCATTCCAGATGGCTTAGGTTTGtctctaattaaattttaggataaattacaatagttttttttcttaaatttatcttaatttcaaatactccctaattatttggtaaattactAATTCCATTTGATTTTAAGGACATCAAACAACTAGTCCTATTCATTAGTTTacgttagattttcattcattttttatgaggAACATATCACAATATCCTTACATATGGTCTATAAACTGTaattgtatttctttattaaattttttcatgaacTAAGTGggcaattttgacaaatttttccattcacctaattcaatttttttttacaatatttaatttctctttctttaaagaaatacaacaaaggttaaaaattacataatctaataaaatattatgaaatgttgacaatattttaaatatatatatatatttataatagttgtaatttatcttaaaatttacTCTAACCCTTTGATTTTTCTGCGAGCCCCAACACGAAACACGCATATTAGATACACGGgcatgacatatatatatatatatatatatatatatatatacacacacacacgcacaaNNNNNNNNNNNNNNNNNNNNNNNNNNNNNNNNNNNNNNNNNNNNNNNNNNNNNNNNNNNNNNNNNNNNNNNNNNNNNNNNNNNNNNNNNNNNNNNNNNNNNNNNNNNNNNNNNNNNNNNNNNNNCCGGCGTTTCTGCTTCGGGTGGGACGACGGCGGGGAGAGCCATAACTATCTCCTGCAGGGAAGGGGAGAAAGAGGGGGTCACAAGGAGGCATGGGTAGCGGCCCAACTCAAGAAACTGAAGGAGTTCTCGGAGCTGGTGGCGGGGCCTAAATGGAAGAATTTTATTAGGAAAATCGGCAGGATCTTCAAACACAAGAAGCAAAGGATGGATTTTCAGTATTCTCCGCAGAGCTACGCTCTCAACTTTGCCGAGGATCAGGATCAGGAAGAAGATGGGAATTTGCTGCACAGTTTCTCGTCCAGGTTTGCTCCTCATTCTATCAATGATCAACAGAGGAAGGATGGTTTGTGATCGtagattcttgaaattaatttggttatatAACTAAAAGAAGGATTCGAGATACATATAGTTTGGATCGAGTCCAATGGCGATGATGATGTGATGTACATTGATCCCACACTGTTTGATGAATTGCCTCTTCGAATCATGTTAGGATTATTCCAAATTAAGTGTTTATTTCATAGAATGGAGATGTGAATCGTGCATGCCAATTTCGCAATTCAAagtatacatatacatatattaatcgGATGCGGTTCTTACATCGCTAAATAGgttcaatttaaaaacttatctAATATACGGATAGTTTTCAAAATAACGGtaaatacattcaaatattGATTCAATACctaaataattctaaattgataaaaattattataaactagACGTATACTGACGTTCAGCGGAGCTGAACACACTAATTTCTGATTGTAAAGTCTCAACTTTATTACTCGAGTAAGCCTCATTATCCCTTTCGAAGTACTTGGTATTGGCTATAGTTAAAATCAAAAGGTTTAATTATTTGGTTTACgtttattttattgagttttgataaatttaattttgatatgatAGAAGCAAACTCaagaa
This Sesamum indicum cultivar Zhongzhi No. 13 linkage group LG5, S_indicum_v1.0, whole genome shotgun sequence DNA region includes the following protein-coding sequences:
- the LOC105162275 gene encoding uncharacterized protein LOC105162275 (The sequence of the model RefSeq protein was modified relative to this genomic sequence to represent the inferred CDS: added 102 bases not found in genome assembly), producing MASPHHQNPSSAFIPTPEPHKDADDYVAGGCFRRFCFGWDDGGESHNYLLQGRGERGGHKEAWVAAQLKKLKEFSELVAGPKWKNFIRKIGRIFKHKKQRMDFQYSPQSYALNFAEDQDQEEDGNLLHSFSSRFAPHSINDQQRKDGL